A DNA window from Bacteroides cellulosilyticus contains the following coding sequences:
- a CDS encoding Rpn family recombination-promoting nuclease/putative transposase, translated as MEQKDKYIRFDWAVKRLLRNKANFGVLEGFLTVLLGEPIRIVEILESEGNQQRESEKFNRVDIKARNSKDEIIIVEVQNTREIYYLERILFGVAKAITEHIELGELYSQVKKVYSISILYFDIGKGNDYLYHGQNSFVGVHTGDFLEVTTKEKDAIVRKLPAEIFPEYFLIRVNEFNKVAVTPLEEWIEYLKTGIIRPDTKAPGLEEARRKLIYYNMDRAEQLAYDEHINAVMIQNDVLSTAAEEGREEGWQKGMQEGRQEGRQEGRQEGRQEGRQEGLAEGLAEGLEQGKQEKNIENARTMKALNISSEVIHQVTGLPIKDIEEL; from the coding sequence ATGGAACAGAAAGATAAATATATACGTTTTGATTGGGCGGTGAAACGTTTGCTGCGTAATAAAGCCAACTTCGGCGTGCTCGAAGGCTTCCTCACCGTGTTGCTGGGTGAGCCTATCCGCATCGTCGAGATACTGGAAAGCGAGGGCAACCAGCAACGTGAAAGCGAGAAGTTCAACCGTGTGGACATCAAGGCGCGCAATAGCAAGGATGAAATCATCATCGTTGAAGTGCAGAATACGCGAGAAATATACTATCTGGAGCGCATCCTCTTCGGCGTTGCCAAGGCCATCACGGAGCATATCGAACTGGGAGAACTTTACTCCCAAGTGAAGAAGGTGTACTCCATCAGCATTCTCTATTTCGACATTGGCAAGGGGAACGATTACCTGTACCACGGTCAGAACTCCTTTGTGGGCGTACATACGGGCGATTTTCTGGAAGTCACCACCAAGGAGAAGGATGCCATCGTGCGAAAGTTGCCTGCCGAAATCTTTCCCGAATACTTCCTGATTCGTGTGAATGAGTTCAATAAGGTGGCCGTCACCCCGCTTGAGGAGTGGATAGAGTATCTGAAGACCGGTATCATCCGCCCCGATACGAAAGCTCCCGGACTGGAAGAGGCACGCCGCAAACTGATTTATTATAATATGGACAGGGCGGAACAACTGGCGTATGACGAGCATATCAATGCCGTGATGATTCAGAATGATGTGCTGAGTACGGCGGCGGAGGAAGGAAGAGAGGAAGGATGGCAGAAAGGTATGCAGGAGGGCAGACAAGAAGGCAGACAGGAAGGCAGACAGGAAGGTAGACAGGAAGGAAGACAAGAAGGGCTGGCAGAAGGGCTTGCAGAAGGGCTTGAACAAGGAAAGCAGGAGAAAAATATAGAGAATGCTCGTACGATGAAAGCCTTGAATATCTCCTCCGAGGTCATCCATCAGGTGACGGGTTTACCCATCAAAGACATAGAAGAATTATAA
- the guaA gene encoding glutamine-hydrolyzing GMP synthase yields the protein MKQDMIVILDLGSHENTVLARAIRALGVYSEIYPHDITVEELKKLSNVKGIIINGGPCNIVDGVAIDVNPSIYEAGIPVMAAGHDKATCAVKLPQFTDDIEAIKAAVKPFVFETCKAEANWNMTNFVNDQIELVRRQVGDRKVLLALSGGVDSSVVAALLLKAIGDNLVCVHVNHGLMRKGESEDVVEMFGNQLKANLIYVDVTDRFLTKLEGVEDPEQKRKIIGGEFIRVFEEEARKLDGIDFLGQGTIYPDIVESGTKTAKMVKSHHNVGGLPEDLQFELVEPLRQLFKDEVRACGLELGLPYEMVYRQPFPGPGLGVRCLGAITRDRLEAVRESDAILREEFQLAGLDKKVWQYFTVVPDFKSVGVRDNARSFEWPVIIRAVNTIDAMTATIEQVEWPVLMKITDRILKEVKHVNRVCYDMSPKPNATIEWE from the coding sequence ATGAAGCAGGATATGATTGTTATCCTTGACTTGGGTAGTCATGAGAATACGGTATTGGCTCGCGCCATCCGTGCGTTAGGTGTATATAGTGAGATCTATCCTCATGATATAACCGTTGAAGAACTGAAAAAGTTGTCCAATGTAAAGGGCATTATTATCAATGGTGGACCGTGTAACATAGTAGATGGCGTTGCCATCGATGTGAATCCTTCTATCTACGAGGCGGGAATTCCAGTGATGGCTGCCGGTCATGACAAAGCGACTTGTGCGGTGAAACTGCCACAGTTTACTGATGATATTGAAGCTATCAAAGCAGCTGTTAAGCCTTTCGTTTTCGAAACTTGCAAGGCCGAAGCTAATTGGAACATGACCAACTTCGTGAATGACCAGATTGAATTGGTACGTCGCCAGGTGGGTGACAGAAAAGTATTGCTGGCCCTTTCCGGTGGTGTTGACAGTTCCGTAGTGGCAGCTCTGTTGCTGAAAGCAATTGGCGACAATCTGGTATGCGTGCATGTAAATCACGGTCTGATGCGTAAAGGCGAATCCGAAGATGTAGTAGAAATGTTCGGTAATCAGCTGAAGGCGAATTTGATCTATGTAGACGTTACCGACCGCTTCCTTACTAAACTGGAAGGTGTGGAAGATCCCGAACAGAAACGCAAGATTATCGGCGGAGAGTTTATCCGCGTATTCGAAGAAGAAGCGCGTAAACTGGACGGTATCGACTTCTTAGGCCAGGGCACTATCTACCCTGATATTGTGGAAAGCGGAACGAAAACGGCCAAGATGGTGAAGTCTCACCACAACGTAGGCGGTCTGCCGGAAGATCTTCAGTTCGAACTTGTGGAACCGTTGCGTCAGCTTTTCAAAGACGAAGTACGTGCATGTGGTCTTGAACTGGGCTTGCCTTATGAAATGGTTTATCGTCAACCCTTCCCCGGTCCCGGTCTGGGTGTGCGTTGTCTGGGTGCTATCACACGCGATCGTTTGGAAGCTGTGCGCGAGTCCGATGCTATCCTGCGTGAAGAGTTCCAACTTGCCGGACTGGATAAGAAAGTGTGGCAATATTTCACCGTGGTACCCGACTTCAAGTCAGTTGGTGTGCGCGACAATGCCCGTTCTTTCGAATGGCCGGTTATCATCCGTGCTGTCAATACGATTGACGCAATGACCGCTACCATCGAGCAGGTAGAATGGCCTGTCCTGATGAAAATTACGGATCGTATCCTGAAAGAAGTAAAACATGTGAATCGTGTTTGCTACGATATGTCTCCGAAGCCTAACGCTACTATCGAATGGGAATAA